Proteins encoded within one genomic window of Leishmania major strain Friedlin complete genome, chromosome 2:
- the SCGR5 gene encoding phosphoglycan beta 1,3 galactosyltransferase (previous protein_id=AAZ10026.1), with amino-acid sequence MEEEFTSSAAKRRGNAGVGAGYAPLHNHTFPHLTAPFMCSDECAGERTKLQHELSNAANEFAVSSLLTWPLLFMARTWAPASLEHRAHASATPDPHLPCPKCPASSDATAKTRYRQSFLHVGKRRPLRLVMVMAVAACILFLSLIVLLFRGSALPLKPRGVLNITTLQPMKELRGRAQGTGVLVQHEDAVSRLNLTAAQRACIVAGAAYGACGLVHLSANELPSWTLRVVERDCADCMDTYTYRTTVKGVRLHKRHGVYATSSAPLGRVGPMLLAMTSVTDDVNVRTELPQWEWLRHVYGEGFPTVGGAGEGAAQPRRPYLAVMGIPSTDQPARAALREAQRRTWLTYQEVARTENHFDAALLALYVFAAVEPKAAPGASESSSASAHNGTSAAEPRRGRLSALLPTTTEYKAATEALLTATAQAEGIGDLAAEGIVQRRMELRRNWNIAAVEDTPCADVISRRVTVGAETSALLYLSGALSLPVTPAFTSPAEYVCHASSALWQEALTHRNVVWIDMMTDRRPTTNKKLGEDGKWGLPVEVGMSQKLILWLEYAYHAFKNVPFIIKGDDDSYVKVPQFLSDVRYVMGGAQKRVPPPAADGVQNSAYAVDVSATECAYWGSTRSVKSVAFNAGMTFMVHRLLAQVVLEQRGEEKQVDAVKMAMMEFDANLSKVYRAARFHQEDILMGLLIRGSLRRAREICPNNRVWYVREGFARFHDLHRGRMHDVTWSTVVAHRCTPADYYYLHHFFQKELGATLAGLNGRSRAEKDAVAQAAEWVAERRRSTGPAVVGWDTLPEVRWVRALKRTPAYDMAEADGVPVYHNKYIKYSSKRLGIEHGIVSLP; translated from the coding sequence atGGAAGAGGAGTTCACCAGTAGCGCCGCGAAACGACGCGGCAACGCCGGTGTCGGTGCTGGTTATGCACCGCTGCATAATCACACCTTTCCGCACCTGACGGCACCTTTTATGTGCAGTGACGAGTGCGCTGGAGAACGCAcgaagctgcagcacgaaCTTTCGAACGCCGCGAATGAGTTTGCCGTGAGCAGCTTGTTGACATGGCCGCTGCTCTTTATGGCGCGTACATGGGCGCCCGCCTCGCTCGagcaccgcgcacacgcgtcggCGACCCCGGACCCGCACTTGCCGTGCCCGAAGTGCCCGGCTAGCAGCGACGCCACAGCTAAAACGAGGTATCGGCAATCTTTTTTGCATGTGGGTAAACGCCGCCCTCTGCGGCTTGTGATGGTGATGGCCGTCGCTGCCTGCATTCTTTTCTTATCGCTCATCGTGCTGCTATTCCGCGGTTCTGCTCTCCCGTTGAAGCCGCGGGGTGTTTTGAACATCACCACACTTCAGCCGATGAAAGAGCTGAGGGGTCGGGCTCAAGGAACTGGCGTCTTGGTGCAGCACGAGGATGCCGTGAGCCGGCTAAACCTcactgctgcgcagcgagccTGCATCGTGGCCGGCGCTGCGTACGGCGCCTGCGGGCTGGTCCACCTCAGCGCCAACGAGCTGCCCTCGTGGACACTGCGCGTTGTGGAGAGGGACTGCGCGGACTGCATGGACACCTACACTTACCGCACCACTGTGAAAGGGGTGCGACTGCACAAGCGCCATGGCGTGTACGCGACGTCGTCTGCACCGCTGGGCCGTGTCGGGCCGAtgctgctggcgatgacgAGCGTGACGGACGACGTGAATGTGCGcacggagctgccgcagtggGAGTGGCTGCGGCACGTGTACGGTGAAGGGTTTCCGACCgtgggtggcgctggcgagggggctgcgcagccgcggaGACCGTATCTTGCCGTGATGGGCATCCCGTCGACGGATCAGCCggcgcgtgctgccctgCGTGAGGCACAGCGCAGGACGTGGCTGACGTAccaggaggtggcgcgcacGGAGAACCACTtcgatgccgcgctgctggcgctgtaCGTCTTCGCCGCGGTGGAGCCCAAGGCGGCCCCGGGCGCATCAGAGAGCTCTTCGGCATCCGCGCACAACGGCACGTCCGCTGCCGAGCCGAGGCGAGGGCGCctgagcgcgctgctgccgacgacgacggagtACAAGGCTGCCACCGAGGCGCTTCTGACGGCGACTGCGCAGGCCGAGGGCATCGGCGACCTGGCCGCTGAGGGCATTGTGCAGCGCCGGATGGAGCTCCGCCGCAACTGGAAcatcgctgccgtcgagGACACACCGTGTGCGGATGTGATCAGCCGCCGCGTGACTGTCGGCGCGGAGACGTCTGCGCTGTTGTACCTGAGCGGTGCCCTGTCGCTCCCCGTGACACCCGCGTTCACGTCGCCGGCGGAGTACGTCTGCCACGCGTCGTCTGCGCTgtggcaggaggcgctgacgCACCGCAACGTTGTGTGGATCGACATGATGACGGACCGCCGGCCGACCACGAACAAGAAGCTTGGCGAGGACGGCAAGTGGGGTCTTCCCGTGGAGGTTGGGATGAGCCAGAAGCTGATCCTGTGGCTGGAGTACGCGTACCACGCCTTCAAGAATGTGCCTTTCATCATCAAGGGCGATGACGACAGCTACGTGAAGGTGCCGCAGTTCCTGAGCGATGTGCGGTACGTGATGGGTGGCGCACAAAAacgggtgccgccgccggctgcgGATGGGGTGCAGAACAGCGCGTACGCGGTGGACGTGAGTGCGACGGAGTGTGCGTACTGGGGCAGCACACGTAGCGTGAAAAGTGTTGCGTTCAACGCCGGCATGACGTTCATGGTGCACAGGCTTCTTGCTCAGGTCGTGTTGGAGCAGCGGGGTGAGGAAAAACAGGTCGACGCTGTGAAGATGGCGATGATGGAGTTCGATGCGAACTTGTCGAAGGTGTACCGCGCTGCCCGATTTCATCAGGAGGACATTCTGATGGGGCTGCTGATTCGAGGCTCGctccgccgcgctcgcgAGATCTGCCCTAACAATCGCGTGTGGTATGTAAGGGAAGGTTTTGCTCGCTTCCACGACTTGCACCGCGGTAGGATGCACGACGTGACGTGGTCGACGGTCGTGGCGCATCGCTGCACCCCCGCTGATTATTATTACCTGCACCACTTCTTCCAGAAGGAACTGGGTGCCACGTTGGCGGGGTTGAACGGAAGGAGCCGTGCTGAGAAGGACGctgtggcgcaggcggcggagtgggtggcggagaggcggcgtTCCACGGGGCCCGCGGTGGTGGGCTGGGACACCTTGCCGGAGGTGAGGTGGGTGCGCGCGCTGAAGCGGACGCCTGCTTACGAcatggcggaggcggatggGGTGCCGGTGTATCACAACAAGTACATAAAATACTCGTCCAAGCGGCTTGGTATCGAGCACGGGATCGTGTCCTTGCCATAA
- the SCA2 gene encoding phosphoglycan beta 1,2 arabinosyltransferase (previous protein_id=AAZ10027.1) produces MLHSRARTKPKLQQTESSAGAEARRGRDRGACVHGRRCLRGPLPFSCCPVLPTPTSFSRADTLLFSRLPLAVRHAGSFQWPDLRHSHDFQRSVLRCCCIFLVQRREHTTSMRGDITASFGLTARAFETHSCAEGRNQTGTQATRLSHAHRRPFFPRRHHCCAILVSCITIMYLLSTLHFLVMEPDVSRENAAVSGNETSTNISSPGIRLLTNELELPPIRVMAADHTCAMCTNGVVYTQTGEEGGPAAAASRPENVTAMVCRKVSKEEVDVLTSAEECVARLHRLGMLHAVAAREEDVNASCVRVTVPAIVGRMSGGSDSCPAFLAEIRPGIDKHAKLQVWFPRMPSWPLPGSRALPYVGTAAVRDTDIDRDVAPPVSVEITSDGSTIVLQFGRDATSTVPEAFELRCPTHFFSVLVGRWGRQHNQLQELLHSLAFARASNRTYVLPSFTPDTNLPYVRYSASNLYGFNAIRREGQYCLVTNAEVKPIFAQLQAMGVVMDMRRVDYMGVVKPHLSPQQMAQEIVRRWWVLPPVRDGVRKYNLESWFADSRSFSPPLRSVADYRADSVLFRESVEPLMGDDLFRTPTEAEQYSSWDRIKMFASRMLEVLGGDHVGDDAAGGAAQVRMAVISGKVAYFFHPQLEEVTRLFGLLRPSAHVSAEVDRMYSKSAAALGWPTTGSTKDADGQLVMRDTLRLANFKGVIGIHARLRERTCRAEAMRLWDTNLALTVDRYTVDSTDPNWAGVKSMVSSIESDCSWTAESAVELYLQYAHWLRSTMPATFGHDYVPTTYVAYDDQSGPMADDMERIIQLLPEEVVVKDIGNLTAQYPRRFVASYDGRIKTSLRAVYNAARAKAVEQLEVHASSPNYYALLQKALLNMLYEPGLREMQAMSLDYIVLTNTEVFRGNIISSVATNVMLRRWGRGLPAHGLLAGYLESFYTGLY; encoded by the coding sequence ATGCTCCACAGCCGCGCAAGAACGAAACCAAAATTGCAACAGACAGAGAGTAGTGCAGGCGCTGAAGCACGGCGTGGAAGAGAccgcggtgcgtgtgtgcacggacGACGGTGCTTGCGCGGTCCTTTGCCATTCTCCTGCTGCCCCGTCCTCCCTACCCCCACTTCCTTCAGCCGCGCCGACacgcttctcttctctcgtcTCCCTCTTGCGGTGCGTCATGCAGGCTCGTTCCAATGGCCGGACCTTCGCCACTCGCACGACTTTCAACGCTCAGTTCTTCGGTGTTGCTGTATTTTTTTGGTACAGCGAAGGGAGCACACGACCTCGATGAGGGGGGACATCACAGCGTCGTTCGGCCTCACAGCAAGGGCCTTCGAAACCCACTCATGTGCCGAGGGGCGAAACCAGACGGGTACGCAAGCGACACGGCTGTCGCACGCACATAGAAGGCCCTTTTTTCCTCGGCGTCACCACTGCTGTGCCATACTCGTCAGCTGCATCACAATTATGTACTTGCTCAGCACGCTGCACTTCCTCGTCATGGAACCGGACGTAAGCCGTGAGAATGCCGCCGTTTCAGGCAACGAGACGAGCACCAACATATCCTCGCCCGGGATAAGGCTCCTGACGAATGAGCTCGAGCTGCCACCCATCCGCGTGATGGCTGCCGATCACACATGCGCCATGTGCACGAACGGTGTGGTGTATACTCAAACTGGCGAAGAGGGCGGtcccgctgcggcggcgagcagGCCTGAGAACGTGACTGCTATGGTGTGCCGCAAGGTTTCAAAGGAGGAGGTCGATGTGCTGACATCCGCCGAGGAGtgcgtggcgcggctgcaccgcctcggaATGCTGCATGCGGTCGCTGCtcgcgaggaggacgtgaacgcgtcgtgcgtgcgtgtgacgGTGCCCGCGATTGTGGGCCGCATgagcggtggcagcgactCATGCCCCGCGTTCCTGGCTGAGATACGCCCGGGGATCGATAAACATGCGAAGTTGCAGGTGTGGTTTCCGCGCATGCCgtcgtggccgctgccggggagccgcgcgctgccgtacGTCGGGACTGCGGCTGTGCGTGACACGGACATTGACCGCGACGTTGCGCCGCCCGTGTCGGTAGAGATAACgagcgacggcagcacgaTCGTGCTACAGTTTGGCCGTGATGCGACGTCGACGGTGCCGGAGGCTTTCGAGCTGCGGTGCCCGACGCACTTCTTCTCCGTCTTGGTTGGGCGCTGGGGCCGCCAGCACAaccagctgcaggagctccTGCACAGCCTTGCCTTCGCTCGCGCGTCGAACCGCACGTATGTGCTGCCATCCTTTACGCCGGATACGAATTTGCCGTATGTGCGCTACAGTGCGTCGAATCTGTACGGGTTCAACGCGATCCGGCGCGAGGGGCAGTACTGCCTCGTCACGAACGCTGAGGTGAAGCCGATcttcgcgcagctgcaggcgatgGGCGTTGTGATGGACATGCGCCGCGTGGACTACATGGGCGTCGTGAAACCGCATCTTTCCCCCCAACAGATGGCGCAGGAGATAGTccgccggtggtgggtgcTGCCACCGGTgcgcgacggcgtgcgcAAGTACAACCTCGAGAGCTGGTTTGCCGACTCGAGGTCATTCTCGCCCCCGCTGCGCTCCGTGGCGGACTACCGCGCTGACTCGGTGCTGTTCCGCGAGTCTGTGGAGCCGCTGATGGGGGATGATTTGTTTCGCACCCCTACTGAGGCTGAGCAGTACAGCAGCTGGGACCGCATCAAGATGTTCGCTTCGCGCATGCTTGAGGTGCTTGGCGGCGACCACGtgggcgacgacgcggcagGTGGggccgcgcaggtgcggaTGGCCGTGATATCCGGCAAGGTGGCGTATTTCTTTCACCCGCAACTAGAGGAGGTGACGCGGCTGTTCGGGCTGCTGCGCCCGTCCGCACATGTGTCTGCGGAGGTGGATCGTATGTACTCGAAgagtgcggcagcgcttGGGTGGCCGACGACTGGTTCGACCAAGGACGCTGACGGGCAGCTTGTGATGCGCGACACGCTACGGCTTGCAAACTTCAAGGGCGTGATCGGGATTCATGCGCGCCTTCGTGAGCGTACGTGTCGTGCCGAGGCCATGCGCCTCTGGGACACAAACCTCGCGCTGACGGTCGACAGGTACACCGTCGACAGCACGGACCCGAACTGGGCTGGCGTGAAATCGATGGTGTCAAGCATCGAGAGCGACTGCTCGTGGACTGCGGAGTCTGCGGTGGAGCTGTACCTGCAGTACGCGCACTGGCTTAGGTCAACCATGCCGGCCACGTTTGGCCACGATTACGTGCCGACGACCTATGTTGCGTACGACGACCAGAGTGGGCCGATGGCAGACGACATGGAGAGGATCATACAGCTGCTTCCCGAGGAGGTGGTCGTGAAGGACATCGGCAACCTAACCGCGCAGTACCCGCGGCGTTTTGTGGCGTCGTACGACGGCCGCATCAAAACTAGTCTTAGAGCTGTTTACAATGCTGCGCGGGCGAAGGCGGTCGAACAGCTGGAGGTGCACGCAAGCTCGCCGAATTActacgcgctgctgcagaaggcTTTGCTGAACATGTTATACGAGCCTGGTTTGAGGGAGATGCAGGCCATGTCGCTCGACTACATCGTGCTCACGAACACGGAGGTGTTCCGCGGCAACATCATCTCGTCTGTGGCGACGAACGTGATGCTGCGCCGTTGGGGCCGTGGACTCCCCGCTCATGGTTTACTGGCTGGGTACCTCGAGTCGTTTTACACGGGCTTATACTGA
- the SCGR6 gene encoding phosphoglycan beta 1,3 galactosyltransferase (previous protein_id=AAZ10025.1), whose translation MSHLTSPILLKRRASTFRVCAVGDVINVQSLGMEGSESSASFMGHDAFTYSSQLPDTVSAISPGDSVSHEPSTCVFTSSPGTRRFRPASLTLRRNFLKQFSGGACRAILRAVLVLVLLIMLYTLVATNLSEDAFADSVRDPIGYLLNLRDPEHDPWSVLVQHEDAVSRLNIAPQQNCRIGSMLCSPLRIGAAFLPSWTLRVVERDCADCMDTYTYRTTVKGVRLHKRHGVYATSSAPLGRVGPMLLAMTSVTDDVNVRTELPQWEWLRHVYGEGFPTVGGAGEGAAQPRRPYLAVMGIPSTDQPARAALREAQRRTWLTYQEVARTENHFDAALLALYVFAAVEPKAAPDASESSSASAHNGTSAAEPRRGRLSALLPTTTEYKAATEALLTATAQAEGIGDLAAEGIVQRRMELRRNWNIAAVEDTPCADVISRRVTVGAETSALLYLSGALSLPVTPAFTSPAEYVCHASSALWQEALTHRNVVWIDMMTDRRPTTNKKLGEDGKWGLPVEVGMSQKLILWLEYAYHAFKNVPFIIKGDDDSYVKVPQFLSDVRYVMGGAQKRVPPPAVDGVQNSAYAVDVNATECAYWGSTRVFKNAQFNAGMTFMVHRLLAQVVLEQRGEEKQVDAVKMAMMEFDANLSKVYRAARFHQEDILMGLLIRGSLRRAREICPNNRVWYVREGFARFHDLHRGRMHDVTWSTVVAHRCTPADYYYLHHFFQKELGATLAGLNGRSRAEKDAVAQAAEWVAERRRSTGPAVVGWDTLPEVRWVRALKRTPAYDMAEADGVPVYHNKYEYWANPATSVDDGYCSLPQK comes from the coding sequence ATGTCTCATCTGACGTCGCCGATTTTGCTGAAGCGCCGCGCGAGTACCTTTCGTGTATGCGCGGTCGGCGATGTGATCAATGTGCAGTCGCTGGGGATGGAAGGGTCCGAAAGCAGCGCTAGCTTCATGGGGCACGACGCCTTCACCTACTCTTCTCAACTTCCGGACACCGTCAGCGCCATCAGCCCCGGCGATTCCGTATCGCACGAGCCCAGCACGTGTGTCTTCACCAGCTCCCCGGGCACGCGCCGCTTCCGACCCGCGAGTCTGACGCTTCGCCGGAACTTCTTGAAGCAGTTCAGCGGTGGTGCTTGTCGCGCCATCCTTCGCGCTGTCTTGGTGCTCGTCCTCCTGATCATGCTCTACACACTGGTCGCAACAAACCTTTCGGAAGACGCCTTTGCGGACAGCGTGAGGGATCCGATTGGCTACCTGTTGAATCTGAGAGACCCGGAGCACGACCCGTGGtcggtgctggtgcagcacgaggATGCCGTGAGCCGGCTCAACATAGCGCCTCAGCAAAACTGCCGCATTGGATCGATGCTCTGCAGCCCGCTGCGCATCGGCGCGGCCTTCCTGCCCTCGTGGACACTGCGCGTTGTGGAGAGGGACTGCGCGGACTGCATGGACACCTACACTTACCGCACCACTGTGAAAGGGGTGCGACTGCACAAGCGCCATGGCGTGTACGCGACGTCGTCTGCACCGCTGGGCCGTGTCGGGCCGAtgctgctggcgatgacgAGCGTGACGGACGACGTGAATGTGCGcacggagctgccgcagtggGAGTGGCTGCGGCACGTGTACGGTGAAGGGTTTCCGACCgtgggtggcgctggcgagggggctgcgcagccgcggaGACCGTATCTTGCCGTGATGGGCATCCCGTCGACGGATCAGCCggcgcgtgctgccctgCGTGAGGCACAGCGCAGGACGTGGCTGACGTAccaggaggtggcgcgcacGGAGAACCACTtcgatgccgcgctgctggcgctgtaCGTCTTCGCCGCGGTGGAGCCCAAGGCGGCGCCGGACGCATCAGAGAGCTCTTCGGCATCCGCGCACAACGGCACGTCCGCTGCCGAGCCGAGGCGAGGGCGCctgagcgcgctgctgccgacgacgacggagtACAAGGCTGCCACCGAGGCGCTTCTGACGGCGACTGCGCAGGCCGAGGGCATCGGCGACCTGGCCGCTGAGGGCATTGTGCAGCGCCGGATGGAGCTCCGCCGCAACTGGAAcatcgctgccgtcgagGACACACCGTGTGCGGATGTGATCAGCCGCCGCGTGACTGTCGGCGCGGAGACGTCTGCGCTGTTGTACCTGAGCGGTGCCCTGTCGCTCCCCGTGACACCCGCGTTCACGTCGCCGGCGGAGTACGTCTGCCACGCGTCGTCTGCGCTgtggcaggaggcgctgacgCACCGCAACGTTGTGTGGATCGACATGATGACGGACCGCCGGCCGACCACGAACAAGAAGCTTGGCGAGGACGGCAAGTGGGGTCTTCCCGTGGAGGTTGGGATGAGCCAGAAGCTGATCCTGTGGCTGGAGTACGCGTACCACGCCTTCAAGAATGTGCCTTTCATCATCAAGGGCGATGACGACAGCTACGTGAAGGTGCCGCAGTTCCTGAGCGATGTGCGGTACGTGATGGGTGGCGCACAAAAacgggtgccgccgccggctgtGGATGGGGTGCAGAACAGCGCGTACGCGGTGGACGTGAACGCGACGGAGTGTGCGTACTGGGGCAGCACGCGAGTCTTCAAGAACGCACAGTTCAACGCCGGCATGACGTTCATGGTGCACAGGCTTCTTGCTCAGGTCGTGTTGGAGCAGCGGGGTGAGGAAAAACAGGTCGACGCTGTGAAGATGGCGATGATGGAGTTCGATGCGAACTTGTCGAAGGTGTACCGCGCTGCCCGATTTCATCAGGAGGACATTCTGATGGGGCTGCTGATTCGAGGCTCGctccgccgcgctcgcgAGATCTGCCCTAACAATCGCGTGTGGTATGTAAGGGAAGGTTTTGCTCGCTTCCACGACTTGCACCGCGGTAGGATGCACGACGTGACGTGGTCGACGGTCGTGGCGCATCGCTGCACCCCCGCTGATTATTATTACCTGCACCACTTCTTCCAGAAGGAACTGGGTGCCACGTTGGCGGGGTTGAACGGAAGGAGCCGTGCTGAGAAGGACGctgtggcgcaggcggcggagtgggtggcggagaggcggcgtTCCACGGGGCCCGCGGTGGTGGGCTGGGACACCTTGCCGGAGGTGAGGTGGGTGCGCGCGCTGAAGCGGACGCCTGCTTACGAcatggcggaggcggatggGGTGCCGGTGTATCACAACAAGTACGAGTACTGGGCGAATCCTGCCACGTCTGTCGACGATGGCTACTGCTCTCTACCGCAGAAGTGA